A genomic window from Meleagris gallopavo isolate NT-WF06-2002-E0010 breed Aviagen turkey brand Nicholas breeding stock chromosome 23, Turkey_5.1, whole genome shotgun sequence includes:
- the EPHA2 gene encoding ephrin type-A receptor 2 isoform X1, whose amino-acid sequence MVPFSPLPTVVLLDFAKAQGELGWLTQPYGKGWDLQQHVLNDSGIYIYAVCSVLQGEQENWLRTNWIYRSEAQRIFIELKFTVRDCNSFPGGGGSCKETFNLFYAESDVDYGTNFQKRQFKKIDTIAPDEITVQEDFETRNVKLNVEVRSVGPLRRKGFYLAFQDLGACVSLLSVRVYYKTCPAVLRGLAVFPETVAGADSQQLAKVQGACVEHAVADRVPMLHCNMDGEWLVPIEQCQCQAGYEAAGEQCQACPPGTFKAEVSLSGCQPCPAHTLPSSAAADACPCQDGYFRAPTDPAAMPCTRPPSPPRSVIALGLGATVQLRWSPPSDRGGRQDVTYSITCEQCLSESGECQPCDGGIRYSQPPQGLVGTGVTVTDLEPHINYTFTVEARNGVSAFSPLRSVASTSISVNHTEPPQVTSVSLNGQTATSLVLSWTVPPRQQSWVWKYEVTYSKKTDENSYSVLRCEGTSVTIPKLSPGTAYVVRVQALTKDGHGAFSLEHEFETLPEEAESMASAAVISGSVTGVIFVVFVLTVLLYVLRRRRRNSPSRQSPEDVYFSKSDQLKPLKTYVDPHTYEDPNQAMLKFTTEISPSSITRQKVIGAGEFGEVYKGTLKQGKKEVPVAIKTLKVGYTEKQRVDFLSEASIMGQFCHHNIIRLEGVVSKHKPFMIVTEYMENGALDKFLREKDGQFCVIQLVGMLRGIAAGMKYLANMNYVHRDLAARNILVNSNLVCKVSDFGLSRVLEDDPEATYTTSGGKIPIRWTAPEAISYRKFTSASDVWSYGIVMWEVMSYGERPYWELSNHEVMKAINEGFRLPAPLDCPSAVYQLMMQCWQQERARRPKFADIVSILDKLVRAPDSLKALADFDPRVSIRLPSTSGSDGVPFRSVPEWLESIKMHQYAEHFAAAGYNTIEKVLQMTNDDLKKIGVRLPGHKKRIAYSLLGLQEQLCPAGVPI is encoded by the exons ATGgtccctttctctcctcttcccacAGTTGTCCTGCTAGATTTCGCCAAGGCTCAAGGGGAGCTGGGCTGGCTCACCCAGCCCTATGGCAAAGGG TGGGACCTGCAGCAGCACGTGCTGAACGACTCTGGGATCTACATCTACGCGGTGTGCAGCGTGCTGCAGGGCGAGCAGGAGAACTGGCTGCGCACCAACTGGATCTACCGCAGCGAGGCGCAGCGCATCTTCATCGAGCTCAAATTCACCGTCCGCGACTGCAACAGCTTCCCTGGAGGCGGCGGCTCCTGCAAGGAGACCTTCAACCTCTTCTATGCTGAATCTGACGTTGACTATGGCACCAATTTCCAGAAGCGACAGTTCAAGAAGATTGACACCATTGCTCCGGATGAGATCACGGTGCAAGAAGACTTTGAGACGCGCAACGTCAAACTCAACGTGGAGGTTCGCTCGGTGGGACCTCTGCGCCGGAAAGGTTTCTACCTGGCTTTTCAGGACCTGGGGGCCTGCGTGTCCCTGCTGTCTGTGCGGGTGTACTACAAGACgtgcccagctgtgctgcgGGGCCTGGCGGTGTTCCCCGAGACGGTGGCAGGCGCTGACTCCCAGCAGCTGGCGAAGGTGCAGGGTGCCTGCGTGGAGCACGCGGTGGCTGACAGGGTGCCGATGCTGCACTGCAACATGGATGGAGAGTGGTTGGTGCCCATCgagcagtgccagtgccagGCTGGCTACGAGGCGGCGGGAGAGCAATGTcaag CATGTCCCCCCGGCACCTTCAAGGCTGAGGTGTCCCTGAGtggctgccagccctgccctgctcacACGCTGCCATCCTCGGCCGCCGCTGACGCATGTCCCTGCCAGGATGGGTACTTCCGTGCCCCCACCGACCCGGCTGCCATGCCCTGCACCC GTCCTCCTTCACCCCCCCGCAGCGTCATAGCTCTTGGGCTGGGGGCCACCGTGCAGCTGCGTTGGTCGCCTCCCAGTGACAGGGGTGGTCGGCAGGATGTCACCTACAGCATCACCTGTGAGCAGTGCTTGTCTGAGAGTGGAGAGTGCCAGCCCTGCGATGGGGGAATCCGCTACTCGCAGCCCCCCCAGGGGCTGGTGGGGACAGGGGTAACAGTCACCGACCTGGAGCCCCACATCAACTACACCTTCACCGTCGAAGCTCGAAACGGCGTCTCAGCCTTCAGCCCGCTCCGCAGCGTGGCCAGCACCAGCATCAGCGTCAACCACACGG AGCCGCCCCAGGTGACGTCGGTGAGCCTGAACGGACAAACAGCCACCAGCTTGGTCCTCTCCTGGACGGTGCCACCACGGCAGCAGAGCTGGGTCTGGAAATATGAAGTCACCTACAGCAAGAAG ACAGATGAGAACAGCTACTCGGTGCTGCGCTGTGAGGGCACCTCTGTCACCATCCCCAAGCTGTCCCCTGGCACTGCCTACGTGGTGCGGGTCCAGGCGCTCACCAAGGATGGCCATGGCGCCTTCAGCCTCGAGCATGAGTTTGAGACATTACCTGAGG AAGCTGAGTCCATGGCATCGGCTGCCGTCATCAGTGGCTCTGTCACCGGTGTCATCTTTGTTGTCTTCGTCCTCACTGTTCTACTCTACGTCCTCCGGAG gaggaggaggaactcTCCATCGCGCCAGTCCCCCGAGGATGTCTACTTCTCCAAGTCTG ACCAGTTGAAGCCCCTCAAGACCTACGTTGACCCACACACCTATGAAGACCCCAACCAAGCCATGCTCAAGTTCACCACTGAGATCTCGCCATCCTCCATCACCCGCCAGAAGGTCATCGGCGCCG GAGAATTCGGGGAGGTCTACAAGGGCACCCTGAAGCAGGGCAAGAAGGAGGTGCCGGTGGCCATCAAGACGCTCAAGGTGGGCTACACGGAGAAGCAGCGTGTGGACTTCCTGAGTGAGGCCAGCATCATGGGGCAGTTCTGTCACCACAACATCATCCGCCTCGAGGGGGTCGTCTCTAAGC ACAAACCCTTCATGATCGTCACAGAGTACATGGAAAACGGCGCGTTGGACAAATTCCTGCGG gaaaaagatGGGCAGTTCTGCGTCATCCAGCTGGTGGGCATGCTGCGGGGCATCGCAGCGGGCATGAAGTACTTGGCCAACATGAACTACGTGCACCGGGACTTGGCTGCACGCAACATCCTGGTCAACAGCAACCTGGTCTGCAAGGTGTCCGACTTTGGGCTGTCGAGGGTGCTGGAGGATGACCCCGAAGCCACCTATACCACCAGT GGTGGGAAGATCCCGATCCGCTGGACAGCACCCGAAGCCATCTCATACCGCAAGTTCACCTCTGCCAGTGACGTCTGGAGCTACGGCATCGTCATGTGGGAGGTGATGTCCTACGGTGAGCGCCCGTACTGGGAGCTCTCCAACCACGAG GTGATGAAAGCCATCAATGAAGGCTTCCGCCTGCCCGCCCCATTGGACTGCCCCTCGGCTGTGTACCAGCTGATgatgcagtgctggcagcaggaacGTGCCCGGCGCCCCAAGTTTGCAGACATTGTCAGCATCCTGGACAAGCTCGTCCGCGCCCCCGACTCACTCAAGGCACTGGCAGATTTCGATCCCCG TGTCTCCATCCGCCTGCCCAGCACCAGCGGCTCCGACGGCGTTCCCTTCCGCTCGGTGCCTGAGTGGCTCGAGTCCATCAAGATGCACCAATACGCTGAgcactttgctgctgctggctacAACACCATTGAGAAAGTGCTGCAGATGACAAACGA TGACCTCAAGAAGATCGGGGTACGCCTGCCCGGCCACAAGAAACGCATTGCCTACagcctgctggggctgcaggagcagctctgccccgCCGGCGTCCCCATCTGA
- the CPLANE2 gene encoding LOW QUALITY PROTEIN: ciliogenesis and planar polarity effector 2 (The sequence of the model RefSeq protein was modified relative to this genomic sequence to represent the inferred CDS: deleted 1 base in 1 codon), with product GGRRSPLLFQACREEADAVLLLFSFTDRASFEELPARMARVLQPGEDTLRVVVGTRFDLCPHTAVTESDVAAFEDSWGLRVLRAGGSGVGRGGLARMAPLLDALVGQLWQRDQMAAGVIPEGQGAPED from the exons GGTGGGCGACGGTCGCCTCTCCTCTTCCAGGCCTGCAGGGAGGAGGCGGACGCCGTCCTTTTGCTCTTCTCCTTCACCGACCGCGCGTCCTTCGAGGAGCTGCCGGCGCGGATGGCACGTGTGCTGCAGCCCGGCGAGGACACGCTGCGCGTGGTGGTGGGCACCAG ATTCGACCTGTGTCCCCACACTGCTGTGACGGAGTCGGACGTGGCTGCCTTCGAGGACAGCTGGGGGCTGCGGGTGCTGCGGGCAGGGGGTTCTGGGGTCGGCCGG GGGGGTCTGGCACGGATGGCCCCACTGCTGGATGCCCTGGTGGGGCAGCTGTGGCAACGAGACCAGATGGCAGCTGGTGTCATCCCAGAGGGTCAGGGGGCCCCCGAGGACTGA
- the EPHA2 gene encoding ephrin type-A receptor 2 isoform X2, translating to MVPFSPLPTVVLLDFAKAQGELGWLTQPYGKGWDLQQHVLNDSGIYIYAVCSVLQGEQENWLRTNWIYRSEAQRIFIELKFTVRDCNSFPGGGGSCKETFNLFYAESDVDYGTNFQKRQFKKIDTIAPDEITVQEDFETRNVKLNVEVRSVGPLRRKGFYLAFQDLGACVSLLSVRVYYKTCPAVLRGLAVFPETVAGADSQQLAKVQGACVEHAVADRVPMLHCNMDGEWLVPIEQCQCQAGYEAAGEQCQACPPGTFKAEVSLSGCQPCPAHTLPSSAAADACPCQDGYFRAPTDPAAMPCTRPPSPPRSVIALGLGATVQLRWSPPSDRGGRQDVTYSITCEQCLSESGECQPCDGGIRYSQPPQGLVGTGVTVTDLEPHINYTFTVEARNGVSAFSPLRSVASTSISVNHTEPPQVTSVSLNGQTATSLVLSWTVPPRQQSWVWKYEVTYSKKTDENSYSVLRCEGTSVTIPKLSPGTAYVVRVQALTKDGHGAFSLEHEFETLPEAESMASAAVISGSVTGVIFVVFVLTVLLYVLRRRRRNSPSRQSPEDVYFSKSDQLKPLKTYVDPHTYEDPNQAMLKFTTEISPSSITRQKVIGAGEFGEVYKGTLKQGKKEVPVAIKTLKVGYTEKQRVDFLSEASIMGQFCHHNIIRLEGVVSKHKPFMIVTEYMENGALDKFLREKDGQFCVIQLVGMLRGIAAGMKYLANMNYVHRDLAARNILVNSNLVCKVSDFGLSRVLEDDPEATYTTSGGKIPIRWTAPEAISYRKFTSASDVWSYGIVMWEVMSYGERPYWELSNHEVMKAINEGFRLPAPLDCPSAVYQLMMQCWQQERARRPKFADIVSILDKLVRAPDSLKALADFDPRVSIRLPSTSGSDGVPFRSVPEWLESIKMHQYAEHFAAAGYNTIEKVLQMTNDDLKKIGVRLPGHKKRIAYSLLGLQEQLCPAGVPI from the exons ATGgtccctttctctcctcttcccacAGTTGTCCTGCTAGATTTCGCCAAGGCTCAAGGGGAGCTGGGCTGGCTCACCCAGCCCTATGGCAAAGGG TGGGACCTGCAGCAGCACGTGCTGAACGACTCTGGGATCTACATCTACGCGGTGTGCAGCGTGCTGCAGGGCGAGCAGGAGAACTGGCTGCGCACCAACTGGATCTACCGCAGCGAGGCGCAGCGCATCTTCATCGAGCTCAAATTCACCGTCCGCGACTGCAACAGCTTCCCTGGAGGCGGCGGCTCCTGCAAGGAGACCTTCAACCTCTTCTATGCTGAATCTGACGTTGACTATGGCACCAATTTCCAGAAGCGACAGTTCAAGAAGATTGACACCATTGCTCCGGATGAGATCACGGTGCAAGAAGACTTTGAGACGCGCAACGTCAAACTCAACGTGGAGGTTCGCTCGGTGGGACCTCTGCGCCGGAAAGGTTTCTACCTGGCTTTTCAGGACCTGGGGGCCTGCGTGTCCCTGCTGTCTGTGCGGGTGTACTACAAGACgtgcccagctgtgctgcgGGGCCTGGCGGTGTTCCCCGAGACGGTGGCAGGCGCTGACTCCCAGCAGCTGGCGAAGGTGCAGGGTGCCTGCGTGGAGCACGCGGTGGCTGACAGGGTGCCGATGCTGCACTGCAACATGGATGGAGAGTGGTTGGTGCCCATCgagcagtgccagtgccagGCTGGCTACGAGGCGGCGGGAGAGCAATGTcaag CATGTCCCCCCGGCACCTTCAAGGCTGAGGTGTCCCTGAGtggctgccagccctgccctgctcacACGCTGCCATCCTCGGCCGCCGCTGACGCATGTCCCTGCCAGGATGGGTACTTCCGTGCCCCCACCGACCCGGCTGCCATGCCCTGCACCC GTCCTCCTTCACCCCCCCGCAGCGTCATAGCTCTTGGGCTGGGGGCCACCGTGCAGCTGCGTTGGTCGCCTCCCAGTGACAGGGGTGGTCGGCAGGATGTCACCTACAGCATCACCTGTGAGCAGTGCTTGTCTGAGAGTGGAGAGTGCCAGCCCTGCGATGGGGGAATCCGCTACTCGCAGCCCCCCCAGGGGCTGGTGGGGACAGGGGTAACAGTCACCGACCTGGAGCCCCACATCAACTACACCTTCACCGTCGAAGCTCGAAACGGCGTCTCAGCCTTCAGCCCGCTCCGCAGCGTGGCCAGCACCAGCATCAGCGTCAACCACACGG AGCCGCCCCAGGTGACGTCGGTGAGCCTGAACGGACAAACAGCCACCAGCTTGGTCCTCTCCTGGACGGTGCCACCACGGCAGCAGAGCTGGGTCTGGAAATATGAAGTCACCTACAGCAAGAAG ACAGATGAGAACAGCTACTCGGTGCTGCGCTGTGAGGGCACCTCTGTCACCATCCCCAAGCTGTCCCCTGGCACTGCCTACGTGGTGCGGGTCCAGGCGCTCACCAAGGATGGCCATGGCGCCTTCAGCCTCGAGCATGAGTTTGAGACATTACCTGAGG CTGAGTCCATGGCATCGGCTGCCGTCATCAGTGGCTCTGTCACCGGTGTCATCTTTGTTGTCTTCGTCCTCACTGTTCTACTCTACGTCCTCCGGAG gaggaggaggaactcTCCATCGCGCCAGTCCCCCGAGGATGTCTACTTCTCCAAGTCTG ACCAGTTGAAGCCCCTCAAGACCTACGTTGACCCACACACCTATGAAGACCCCAACCAAGCCATGCTCAAGTTCACCACTGAGATCTCGCCATCCTCCATCACCCGCCAGAAGGTCATCGGCGCCG GAGAATTCGGGGAGGTCTACAAGGGCACCCTGAAGCAGGGCAAGAAGGAGGTGCCGGTGGCCATCAAGACGCTCAAGGTGGGCTACACGGAGAAGCAGCGTGTGGACTTCCTGAGTGAGGCCAGCATCATGGGGCAGTTCTGTCACCACAACATCATCCGCCTCGAGGGGGTCGTCTCTAAGC ACAAACCCTTCATGATCGTCACAGAGTACATGGAAAACGGCGCGTTGGACAAATTCCTGCGG gaaaaagatGGGCAGTTCTGCGTCATCCAGCTGGTGGGCATGCTGCGGGGCATCGCAGCGGGCATGAAGTACTTGGCCAACATGAACTACGTGCACCGGGACTTGGCTGCACGCAACATCCTGGTCAACAGCAACCTGGTCTGCAAGGTGTCCGACTTTGGGCTGTCGAGGGTGCTGGAGGATGACCCCGAAGCCACCTATACCACCAGT GGTGGGAAGATCCCGATCCGCTGGACAGCACCCGAAGCCATCTCATACCGCAAGTTCACCTCTGCCAGTGACGTCTGGAGCTACGGCATCGTCATGTGGGAGGTGATGTCCTACGGTGAGCGCCCGTACTGGGAGCTCTCCAACCACGAG GTGATGAAAGCCATCAATGAAGGCTTCCGCCTGCCCGCCCCATTGGACTGCCCCTCGGCTGTGTACCAGCTGATgatgcagtgctggcagcaggaacGTGCCCGGCGCCCCAAGTTTGCAGACATTGTCAGCATCCTGGACAAGCTCGTCCGCGCCCCCGACTCACTCAAGGCACTGGCAGATTTCGATCCCCG TGTCTCCATCCGCCTGCCCAGCACCAGCGGCTCCGACGGCGTTCCCTTCCGCTCGGTGCCTGAGTGGCTCGAGTCCATCAAGATGCACCAATACGCTGAgcactttgctgctgctggctacAACACCATTGAGAAAGTGCTGCAGATGACAAACGA TGACCTCAAGAAGATCGGGGTACGCCTGCCCGGCCACAAGAAACGCATTGCCTACagcctgctggggctgcaggagcagctctgccccgCCGGCGTCCCCATCTGA